A stretch of the Photobacterium toruni genome encodes the following:
- the dapB gene encoding 4-hydroxy-tetrahydrodipicolinate reductase → MVRIAIAGAAGRMGRQLIKATALSNATTLTVATERAGSSLVGADAGELAGIGLANVVIIDDLSQAIDDFDVLIDFTAPAVTLANLELCLQYHKKIVIGTTGFSESQRQLIDAAAEQIAIVMAPNYSVGVNLVFKLLEKAAKVMGDYCDVEIIEAHHRHKVDAPSGTAIGMGEAIAGAMGNKLSDVAVYSREGITGERSRDEIGFATIRAGDIVGEHTAMFADIGERVEITHKATDRMTFANGAVRAAAWLHQKQVGFYTMSDVLDLDRL, encoded by the coding sequence ATGGTCAGAATTGCAATAGCCGGTGCAGCCGGACGAATGGGGCGTCAACTAATTAAAGCCACTGCATTATCAAATGCAACGACATTAACGGTGGCAACAGAGCGTGCAGGTTCAAGTTTAGTGGGTGCCGATGCAGGAGAGTTAGCGGGTATTGGTTTAGCAAATGTGGTGATTATTGATGATCTTAGCCAAGCGATAGATGACTTTGATGTGTTAATTGATTTTACTGCACCTGCAGTGACTCTTGCTAATCTTGAATTATGTCTGCAATACCATAAAAAAATTGTTATTGGTACAACAGGCTTTTCTGAGTCACAACGGCAATTGATTGATGCTGCTGCTGAGCAAATAGCGATTGTTATGGCACCTAATTACAGTGTTGGCGTTAATCTGGTATTTAAATTATTAGAGAAAGCCGCCAAAGTGATGGGGGATTATTGTGATGTAGAGATCATTGAAGCCCATCACCGCCATAAAGTTGATGCTCCATCAGGTACCGCTATCGGTATGGGTGAAGCAATTGCTGGCGCGATGGGCAATAAGCTAAGTGATGTTGCGGTGTATTCTCGTGAAGGTATTACAGGCGAGCGTAGTCGAGATGAGATCGGTTTTGCGACTATTCGAGCTGGCGATATTGTCGGTGAACATACCGCAATGTTTGCAGATATTGGTGAACGAGTTGAAATTACCCATAAAGCAACCGACAGAATGACATTTGCCAATGGTGCAGTTCGTGCCGCAGCATGGTTACACCAAAAACAAGTAGGATTTTACACGATGAGCGATGTACTCGATCTGGATCGATTGTAA
- the ispH gene encoding 4-hydroxy-3-methylbut-2-enyl diphosphate reductase: MKILLANPRGFCAGVDRAISIVERALEMYQPPIYVRHEVVHNRFVVEGLKQRGAIFVEELSEVPDDNIVIFSAHGVSQAVRKEAKDRQLTVFDATCPLVTKVHMEVARASRKAMEVVLIGHAGHPEVEGTMGQYANHDGGMYLVEKPQDVDALVVKDPSNLHFVSQTTLSVDETADVIDRLRQLFPEIQGPRKDDICYATQNRQDAVREMAAMVDVMIVVGSKNSSNSNRLSELAIKLGTPSYLTDSAEDIDPQWFEGKNLVGVTAGASAPEALVNQIITRIKQLTDAADVDELSGREENMFFEVPRELQVKNI, from the coding sequence ATGAAAATATTACTCGCAAATCCACGGGGTTTTTGTGCTGGTGTTGATCGTGCAATTAGCATTGTTGAACGCGCATTAGAAATGTATCAGCCGCCTATTTATGTGCGTCATGAAGTGGTTCATAACCGCTTTGTTGTTGAAGGTCTTAAGCAGCGTGGTGCTATTTTTGTCGAAGAGTTAAGCGAAGTACCTGATGATAATATCGTGATCTTTTCAGCTCATGGTGTGTCTCAAGCAGTTAGAAAAGAAGCGAAAGATCGTCAGTTAACAGTATTTGATGCGACTTGCCCATTGGTAACAAAAGTGCATATGGAAGTGGCTCGTGCTAGCCGTAAAGCAATGGAAGTGGTGTTGATTGGTCATGCCGGACATCCAGAAGTTGAAGGTACGATGGGGCAATATGCCAACCATGATGGTGGAATGTATTTGGTTGAGAAACCACAAGATGTTGATGCGTTGGTCGTTAAAGATCCATCAAATTTACATTTTGTTAGCCAAACTACTTTATCTGTTGATGAAACTGCTGATGTTATCGATCGCTTACGTCAATTGTTTCCTGAGATTCAAGGACCACGTAAAGATGATATCTGTTATGCAACCCAAAACCGTCAAGATGCCGTACGTGAAATGGCTGCAATGGTTGATGTAATGATTGTTGTTGGTTCTAAAAACTCATCAAATTCTAATCGATTGAGTGAGCTTGCAATTAAATTAGGGACTCCTAGCTATCTAACCGATAGTGCTGAAGATATTGATCCGCAGTGGTTTGAAGGTAAAAACCTCGTTGGTGTCACTGCCGGAGCATCGGCCCCTGAAGCGTTAGTGAATCAAATCATTACTCGAATTAAACAGCTGACTGATGCTGCTGATGTTGATGAATTATCGGGACGTGAAGAAAATATGTTCTTTGAAGTACCACGAGAATTACAAGTAAAAAATATCTAA